One region of Gorilla gorilla gorilla isolate KB3781 chromosome 13, NHGRI_mGorGor1-v2.1_pri, whole genome shotgun sequence genomic DNA includes:
- the SPAAR gene encoding small regulatory polypeptide of amino acid response, whose protein sequence is MGAKAPRGHKVSQWAMETAVIGVVVVLFVVTVAITCVLCCFSCDSRAQDPQGGPGRSFTVATFRQEASLFTGPVRHAQPVPSAQDFWTFM, encoded by the coding sequence ATGGGAGCGAAGGCTCCGAGAGGACATAAGGTTTCTCAGTGGGCCATGGAAACGGCAGTgattggggtggtggtggtgctgttCGTGGTGACTGTGGCCATCACCTGCGTCCTCTGCTGCTTCAGCTGTGACTCGAGGGCCCAGGATCCTCAGGGGGGCCCTGGCCGCAGCTTCACGGTGGCCACGTTTCGCCAGGAAGCTTCTCTCTTCACGGGGCCTGTTCGCCATGCCCAGCCAGTGCCAAGTGCCCAGGACTTCTGGACCTTCATGTGA
- the HRCT1 gene encoding histidine-rich carboxyl terminus protein 1: MLGLLGSTALVGWITGAAVAVLLLLLLLATCLFHGRQDCDVERNRTAAGGNRVRRAQPWPFRRRGHLGIFHHHRHLGHVSHVPNVGLHHHHHPRHTPHHLHHHHHPHRHHPRHAR, from the coding sequence ATGCTGGGCCTCCTGGGGAGCACGGCCCTCGTGGGATGGATCACAGGTGCTGCTGTGGcggtcctgctgctgctgctgctgctggccacctgCCTTTTCCACGGACGGCAGGACTGTGACGTGGAGAGGAACCGTACAGCTGCAGGGGGAAACCGGGTCCGCCGGGCCCAGCCTTGGCCCTTCCGGCGGCGGGGCCACCTGGGAATCTTTCACCATCACCGTCATCTTGGCCACGTATCTCATGTGCCGAATGTgggcctccaccaccaccaccacccccgccaCACccctcaccacctccaccaccaccaccacccccaccgcCACCATCCCCGCCACGCTCGCTGA